One Glycine max cultivar Williams 82 chromosome 6, Glycine_max_v4.0, whole genome shotgun sequence DNA segment encodes these proteins:
- the LOC100306525 gene encoding uncharacterized protein LOC100306525 (The RefSeq protein has 1 substitution compared to this genomic sequence) yields MNKHQASEKKNDNMEKPLTPLMPPPPPTLERTTSIDDEPKTLLEEEMKVAREAALKIINSHSKEDALKIFLAGFVPVGTSSKQVKEDGVVSDYDDDDE; encoded by the exons ATGAATAAGCATCAAGCGTCAGAGAAGAAGAACGATAACATGGAGAAGCCACTAACTCCATTGatgcctcctcctcctcccacACTTGAAAGGACAACTTCCATTGATGATGAGCCTAAAACTTTGCTTGAGGAGGAGATGAAAGTTGCAAGG GAGGCAGCTCTCAAAATCATCAATTCTCACTCAAAAGAAGATGCCCTGAAAATATTCCTGGCG GGTTTGGTGCCAGTGGGAACAAGCTCAAAGCAGGTGAAAGAGGATGGTGTCGTGTCTGACTACGATGACGACGACGAATGA